Proteins from a genomic interval of Capsicum annuum cultivar UCD-10X-F1 chromosome 4, UCD10Xv1.1, whole genome shotgun sequence:
- the LOC107855597 gene encoding probable aquaporin TIP4-3 isoform X1 — protein sequence MASHNVLGDEESQLSGGTNRVQPYSTTAKNRAIDDDEEKKQTSLSLSQRLGIPDFFSLDVWRASMGELLGSAVLVFMLDTIVISTFESDTKMPNLIMSILIAVVVTILLLAVVPVSGGHINPVISFSAALVGIISMTRAIIYILAQCLGAVLGALALKAVVSSTIAQTFSLGGCTITVIAPGPNGPITVGLETAQALWLEIFCTFVFLFASIWMAYDHRQAKALGHVTVLSIVGLVLGLLVFISTTVTAKKGYAGAGMNPARCFGAAIVRGGHLWDGHWIFWVGPTIGCVAFYVYTKIIPLKHFQGEYGFKHDFLGVVRALSRSDV from the exons ATGGCTTCTCATAATGTTTTAGGTGATGAAGAAAGCCAGCTTTCTGGTGGGACTAATAGAGTTCAACCTTACTCTACTACAGCAAAAAA CAGGGctattgatgatgatgaggaaaAGAAGCAAACTTCTCTCTCACTGTCTCAAAGGCTGGGCATTCCTGACTTCTTTTCTTTGGAT GTATGGCGAGCATCAATGGGGGAACTCCTAGGCTCAGCGGTTCTTGTTTTCATGTTGGATACTATAGTGATCTCCACCTTTGAAAGTGACACGAAAATGCCAAATTTGATCATGTCAATTCTCATAGCAGTTGTTGTAACAATCCTACTACTAGCAGTTGTTCCGGTGTCCGGAGGCCATATCAACCCCGTTATCTCCTTCTCGGCCGCGCTAGTCGGAATTATATCCATGACAAGAGCCATAATTTACATCCTGGCACAATGCCTTGGTGCTGTTTTAGGTGCACTAGCTCTCAAAGCAGTGGTTAGCTCTACTATTGCGCAAACTTTCTCACTTGGTGGTTGCACCATCACAGTTATTGCACCGGGCCCAAATGGACCCATCACAGTGGGCCTAGAGACGGCCCAAGCCTTGTGGTTAGAGATCTTTTGTACATTTGTTTTTCTCTTTGCTTCAATTTGGATGGCTTATGATCATCGACAAGCTAAGGCTCTTGGCCATGTCACTGTATTGTCTATTGTTGGTCTAGTTTTAGGTCTTCTAGTGTTTATCTCGACCACGGTCACCGCGAAAAAGGGCTACGCCGGGGCCGGGATGAATCCGGCTAGGTGTTTCGGGGCAGCTATTGTTAGAGGAGGTCACCTTTGGGATGGACATTGGATCTTTTGGGTTGGACCTACTATTGGTTGTGTAGCCTTTTATGTGTACACAAAGATCATTCCACTAAAGCATTTCCAAGGAGAATATGGATTCAAGCATGATTTTCTTGGAGTTGTCAGGGCTTTGTCTAGGTCCGATGTATGA
- the LOC107855597 gene encoding probable aquaporin TIP4-3 isoform X2 translates to MASHNVLGDEESQLSGGTNRVQPYSTTAKKAIDDDEEKKQTSLSLSQRLGIPDFFSLDVWRASMGELLGSAVLVFMLDTIVISTFESDTKMPNLIMSILIAVVVTILLLAVVPVSGGHINPVISFSAALVGIISMTRAIIYILAQCLGAVLGALALKAVVSSTIAQTFSLGGCTITVIAPGPNGPITVGLETAQALWLEIFCTFVFLFASIWMAYDHRQAKALGHVTVLSIVGLVLGLLVFISTTVTAKKGYAGAGMNPARCFGAAIVRGGHLWDGHWIFWVGPTIGCVAFYVYTKIIPLKHFQGEYGFKHDFLGVVRALSRSDV, encoded by the exons ATGGCTTCTCATAATGTTTTAGGTGATGAAGAAAGCCAGCTTTCTGGTGGGACTAATAGAGTTCAACCTTACTCTACTACAGCAAAAAA GGctattgatgatgatgaggaaaAGAAGCAAACTTCTCTCTCACTGTCTCAAAGGCTGGGCATTCCTGACTTCTTTTCTTTGGAT GTATGGCGAGCATCAATGGGGGAACTCCTAGGCTCAGCGGTTCTTGTTTTCATGTTGGATACTATAGTGATCTCCACCTTTGAAAGTGACACGAAAATGCCAAATTTGATCATGTCAATTCTCATAGCAGTTGTTGTAACAATCCTACTACTAGCAGTTGTTCCGGTGTCCGGAGGCCATATCAACCCCGTTATCTCCTTCTCGGCCGCGCTAGTCGGAATTATATCCATGACAAGAGCCATAATTTACATCCTGGCACAATGCCTTGGTGCTGTTTTAGGTGCACTAGCTCTCAAAGCAGTGGTTAGCTCTACTATTGCGCAAACTTTCTCACTTGGTGGTTGCACCATCACAGTTATTGCACCGGGCCCAAATGGACCCATCACAGTGGGCCTAGAGACGGCCCAAGCCTTGTGGTTAGAGATCTTTTGTACATTTGTTTTTCTCTTTGCTTCAATTTGGATGGCTTATGATCATCGACAAGCTAAGGCTCTTGGCCATGTCACTGTATTGTCTATTGTTGGTCTAGTTTTAGGTCTTCTAGTGTTTATCTCGACCACGGTCACCGCGAAAAAGGGCTACGCCGGGGCCGGGATGAATCCGGCTAGGTGTTTCGGGGCAGCTATTGTTAGAGGAGGTCACCTTTGGGATGGACATTGGATCTTTTGGGTTGGACCTACTATTGGTTGTGTAGCCTTTTATGTGTACACAAAGATCATTCCACTAAAGCATTTCCAAGGAGAATATGGATTCAAGCATGATTTTCTTGGAGTTGTCAGGGCTTTGTCTAGGTCCGATGTATGA